The Pseudomonadota bacterium genome has a window encoding:
- a CDS encoding transposase, giving the protein MADGKRKFDREFKVETVRLIVEGGRSDEQKKAGPFDPAIIIDYV; this is encoded by the coding sequence ATGGCAGATGGAAAAAGAAAGTTCGACAGGGAATTTAAAGTTGAGACTGTTCGTCTAATAGTAGAAGGGGGAAGATCAGACGAACAAAAAAAGGCAGGGCCATTTGACCCTGCCATAATAATTGATTATGTATGA
- a CDS encoding type II toxin-antitoxin system HicA family toxin, with protein sequence MKRTDLLKHLRAHGCEFIREGHRHSWWGNTNLNKRSSVPRHTEIDDSLARKICKDLGIKPTK encoded by the coding sequence ATGAAAAGAACCGATCTATTAAAACACCTTCGAGCGCACGGTTGTGAATTCATTAGAGAAGGCCACCGACATTCTTGGTGGGGCAATACAAACCTAAACAAACGCTCATCGGTACCGAGACACACCGAAATCGATGACAGTCTTGCAAGAAAAATATGCAAAGACCTTGGAATAAAACCGACAAAATGA
- a CDS encoding type II toxin-antitoxin system HicB family antitoxin — protein sequence MDTQYTAIVKQQGDWWIGWIEEVPGINCQEHSREELMESLRVTLHEAIEFNRQDAIASAGTEYEEERIAVSA from the coding sequence ATGGATACCCAATATACCGCAATAGTAAAACAGCAAGGGGATTGGTGGATAGGATGGATAGAGGAAGTTCCAGGCATAAACTGCCAGGAACATAGCCGTGAGGAACTGATGGAAAGCCTTCGTGTGACGTTGCACGAAGCCATCGAATTTAACCGCCAAGATGCTATAGCCTCCGCCGGTACTGAGTATGAAGAAGAAAGAATTGCTGTCTCCGCATGA